Proteins from one Loktanella sp. M215 genomic window:
- a CDS encoding DUF2125 domain-containing protein encodes MKATFALRTGACLTALMIAPAAWADVTAQQVWDAWQSSIANAASGADVTTGDVTTDGDTVTVTDFALNSTSDTATVTATIPQIVFAGAADGTVAITPTAQIPLTITYPDGKEIALTVTTTGSSITASGAPEDLTYDVAADQYVVNVDKMTSPKGDITGDIRLTLNNLTGTTHQSTGETRETSYDVKANALDLLIDVTPPEAGKVMLSGKIDGLAFAGDSSAPADLDVSDPAAMLGGDFTGKSTLTTGSSAYIFSTSGDMTIDGTTTNGPVNVMTSVGPQGVAYDVAVSDLAADVTGSEMPFPFKLTAASYGFGLSAPVAPTDAPAPFSLKVDLTDVAVNDEVWAMIDPAANLPRDPATVRLDVSGSAQLDVALTDPTQMAAVGQGFPGKLQDLTLNELTIKAVGASVDGKGQFTFGNTDTTTFPGMPRPDGQINLTVMGANGLIDKLIAMGLVPADQAMMGRMMLGMFAKDIGNDTLESTIEVKDGQVLANGQRIR; translated from the coding sequence ATGAAAGCCACCTTCGCCCTGCGCACCGGTGCCTGCCTCACTGCCCTGATGATCGCGCCCGCCGCCTGGGCCGACGTGACGGCGCAGCAGGTGTGGGACGCCTGGCAGTCCAGCATCGCCAATGCCGCCTCCGGTGCGGACGTCACCACCGGCGACGTGACCACGGATGGCGATACCGTCACGGTCACGGACTTCGCGCTCAACAGCACCTCCGACACGGCGACCGTCACCGCGACCATCCCGCAGATCGTCTTTGCGGGGGCCGCCGACGGCACCGTGGCGATCACGCCTACGGCCCAGATCCCGCTGACGATCACCTATCCTGACGGCAAGGAAATCGCCCTCACCGTGACGACCACCGGGTCCAGCATCACCGCCAGCGGCGCGCCCGAGGATCTGACATACGACGTCGCGGCGGACCAGTATGTCGTCAACGTTGACAAGATGACCTCGCCCAAGGGCGACATCACCGGCGACATCCGTCTGACCCTGAACAACCTCACGGGCACGACCCACCAATCGACCGGCGAGACGCGAGAGACCAGCTACGACGTCAAGGCGAACGCCCTCGACCTGCTGATCGACGTGACCCCGCCAGAGGCCGGCAAGGTCATGCTGTCGGGCAAGATCGACGGCCTCGCCTTTGCCGGCGACAGCAGCGCGCCGGCAGACCTCGACGTCAGCGACCCCGCCGCGATGCTGGGCGGGGATTTCACCGGAAAATCGACCCTGACGACGGGATCGTCCGCCTACATCTTCTCGACCTCTGGCGACATGACCATCGATGGCACCACCACCAACGGCCCGGTCAATGTGATGACCTCGGTCGGACCACAGGGCGTGGCCTATGACGTCGCCGTCAGCGATCTTGCCGCCGATGTCACCGGCAGCGAGATGCCGTTCCCCTTCAAGCTGACCGCCGCCTCCTACGGCTTCGGCCTCTCGGCGCCCGTCGCACCCACCGACGCCCCCGCGCCCTTCAGCCTGAAGGTCGATCTCACGGATGTTGCCGTGAATGACGAGGTCTGGGCCATGATCGACCCCGCCGCCAACCTGCCGCGCGACCCCGCAACGGTCCGGCTGGATGTGTCCGGGTCCGCGCAACTGGACGTGGCCCTGACCGATCCCACGCAGATGGCTGCAGTGGGGCAGGGCTTTCCGGGCAAGCTGCAGGATCTGACCCTGAACGAGCTGACGATCAAGGCGGTCGGCGCTTCCGTCGACGGCAAGGGCCAGTTCACCTTCGGCAACACCGATACCACGACATTCCCCGGCATGCCGCGCCCCGACGGCCAGATCAACCTGACCGTGATGGGCGCCAACGGCCTGATCGACAAGCTGATCGCCATGGGGCTGGTCCCCGCCGATCAGGCGATGATGGGGCGCATGATGCTGGGCATGTTCGCCAAGGATATCGGCAACGATACGCTGGAATCCACGATCGAGGTCAAGGACGGGCAGGTGCTGGCCAACGGCCAGCGCATCCGCTGA